A window of the Tiliqua scincoides isolate rTilSci1 chromosome 5, rTilSci1.hap2, whole genome shotgun sequence genome harbors these coding sequences:
- the LOC136654384 gene encoding vomeronasal type-2 receptor 26-like translates to MVPNEALQYLGIVQLLLYFSWKWVGLITMNNEAGEHFLQVLEPMLSKRGICSAFTERCDNQLPSLKIDVLIKTFLKQVPILMTSKANAIVVYGEATTIVGLANTISAMRTVIPVMVSGDKVLIGKVWITTAQTDFTSNTYYKMLNIQPFRDGVFHGALSFTIHSKEHLGFTEFLQNRDPLEARRDGFIKHFWEQAFDCSFPKLGSPTNSRVSCTGEEDLETLPAPVFEMDMTGHSYSIYNAVYAVAHALHLIYSSGPRHRPLEDRGGLDIDPWQLHFLLHRISFNNTCGDELKFNQHGELAAGFDITNLVTFQNDSYIRVQVGSMDPQACPGKEFIINEDRIEWHEDLTQVPPLSVCNDNCHPGYSRTAKEGEKFCCYDCDPCEEGLISNKEDMDYCIACPEDQYPNEKQDQCIPKMPHFLSCKEPLGTIFTVLALLFSLITALVLGIFIKQRDTSIVKANNRSLTYLLLVSLLLCFLCSLLFIGEPNKVTCLLRQTAFGLIFSIAVSSILAKTITVVVVFMANKPGNTFRKWMGKRLSHSIVLSCSLVQISICALWLAASPPFPDLDMHSLVREVIVKCNEGSLTMFYCVLSYMGLLAIVSFTVAFLARKLPDSFNEAKFITFSMLVFCSVWLSFVPTYLSTSGKAMVAVEIFSILASSTGLLGCIFFPKCYIIIARPDLNKREKLIRRKH, encoded by the exons ATGGTTCCCAATGAAGCCCTTCAGTACCTGGGAATTGTTCAGTTACTTCTGTATTTCAGTTGGAAATGGGTCGGACTCATCACCATGAACAATGAAGCTGGAGAACATTTCTTGCAAGTCTTGGAACCGATGTTGTCCAAGAGGGGGATCTGCTCAGCCTTCACTGAAAGATGTGATAACCAACTTCCATCTCTGAAGATAGATGTACTTATTAAGACATTCCTGAAACAAGTTCCAATTCTTATGACGAGCAAAGCCAATGCCATTGTTGTCTACGGGGAAGCAACAACCATCGTAGGGTTAGCAAATACAATATCGGCAATGAGAACTGTGATCCCTGTAATGGTTTCTGGAGATAAAGTCCTCATTGGGAAAGTATGGATTACGACAGCCCAAACCGATTTCACAAGCAACACCTATTACAAGATGTTGAATATACAACCGTTCAGGGATGGTGTGTTTCATGGTGCTCTCTCTTTCACAATTCACTCAAAGGAGCATCTGGGATTCACTGAATTTCTTCAGAATCGAGACCCTTTGGAGGCAAGAAGAGATGGTTTTATCAAGCATTTCTGGGAGCAAGCATTTGACTGTTCATTTCCAAAGCTAGGCTCACCAACAAACAGCAGAGTATCCTGTACTGGGGAAGAGGACCTGGAGACCCTCCCTGcacctgtttttgaaatggacatgactggccacagctacagtatctataatgctgtctatgctgtggcacatgctttacatcTCATATATTCATCAGGACCCAGGCACAGACCATTAGAGGACAGAGGCGGGCTGGACATTGACCCCTGGCAG CTCCACTTCCTTCTTCATAGGATCTCATTCAACAACACTTGTGGAGATGAACTTAAGTTTAACCAACATGGAGAATTAGCAGCTGGGTTTGATATTACAAACTTGGTCACTTTCCAAAATGACTCCTATATCAGAGTTCAAGTGGGAAGCATGGATCCTCAGGCTTGTCCAGGCAAAGAATTTATCATTAATGAGGACAGAATTGAATGGCATGAAGACTTGACTCAA GTGCCTCCCTTATCAGTCTGTAATGACAATTGCCACCCTGGTTACAGCAGGACAGccaaggaaggggagaaattttgctgctatgattgtgatCCTTGTGAAGAAGGCCTGATCTCAAACAAAGAAG ACATGGATTACTGCATCGcctgcccagaagatcagtatccCAATGAGAAACAAGACCAATGCATTCCCAAGATGccacacttcctctcttgtaAAGAGCCTTTGGGAACCATCTTCACTGTCCTGGCTCTTCTCTTTTCTCtgatcacagctctggtgctgggaaTCTTCATCAAGCAACGGGACACttccattgtcaaagccaacaaccgcagcctcacctaccttctcCTCGTCTCtctcctcctttgcttcctctgctctttgcTCTTCATTGGAGAGCCTAATAAGGTGACCTGTCTCCTTCGACAAACAgcttttggcctcatcttctccattgctgtttcttCTATCTTagccaaaaccatcacagtggttgTGGTTTTCATGGCAAACAAGCCAGGAAACACTTTTCGGAAATGGATGGGGAAAAGATTGTCACATTCTATTGTCTTGTCCTGTTCTCTTGTTCAAATCAGTATTTGTGCTCTTTGGTTAGCTgcttctcccccattcccagatttggatATGCATTCACTGGTAAGAGAAGTCATAGTGAAATGTAACGAAGGGTCACtcaccatgttttactgtgtcctgAGCTACATGGGCCTTCTGGCCAtagtcagcttcactgtggctttcctagccaggaagttacctgacagcttcaatgaagccaagttcattaccttcagcatgctggtcttttgcagcgtgtggctgtcctttgtgccaacctacctgagcacaagtggaaaagccatggtggctgtggagatcttctccatcttggcctctagtACTGGGCTCCTgggctgcatttttttccccaagtgctaTATCATTATAGCAAGACCTGACTTGAACAAAAGGGAAAAGTTAATAAGAAGAAAGCATTAG